One region of Leishmania panamensis strain MHOM/PA/94/PSC-1 chromosome 28 sequence genomic DNA includes:
- a CDS encoding hypothetical protein (TriTrypDB/GeneDB-style sysID: LpmP.28.1980), whose protein sequence is MEHLPRIAPSLHNVEYTFPWSLILFLQSTPSKNVLSAFQADCESRGVAWCSAEAQKLAVEWFVRHPVVKKYPPRRRMVRALLKAYITSVEEQCAANYALLPTPSEDPVQVELLEEFIRLSVLGDGSEPELCFKTFYNPFVSAPDTPFIPSAPAAPAPPLAGPSMPLSVVPTVANSSPSQAHPVSPDASPHSSLPPEMHTNSAPQSTHPHSEPAHVLSPSSLPPCIVHSDWSEELLPLASVRSPPTSPSKRLPGHHQQPLSLHSPPQTPASDAATTATARVLDQFSAIRVSSEQFSNVGLSLWPAAFVMVQLLTQELEGQTRMLADVLGLPRASSGMSRSESSAPLLTAPNGLHPLTMPASVSPSPLPNRSLCSSSSVTKHYSSQLRIVELGAGACLTPVYLHHMEGYKQHVASFLATDYQEDIVDNMHFNMAENGIHLVSDSLAAERGLEEGDQTPPLHRVALLDWMNHDDNEGLFMENEADVILAADCIYDADVIPALVDTIHLALTARGSALQMADTPQPSSSAKGDGSAATVGTLQRQRCCIVVQTHRQNATMQKFFSAVRTFGEVRSYTLVRQVVGSLRLSEDHSGSDGGCVPLGGWDRETLLLNPDQIVCALMPDVILEDGSMRSVSHRLHNSCTSGEATTAADRSTSYSPPTTPHGTSLDTSGITSAIKGLPTALQSSKSNHSVDSHVSITRSTSSAAALEAVDALLADEMIGPFYTSMAGLIGVHVVTLKPIKVAQ, encoded by the coding sequence ATGGAGCATCTACCCCGGATCGCGCCATCGCTTCACAACGTTGAGTATACCTTCCCTTGGTCGCTGATTCTCTTCCTGCAGAGCACACCGTCAAAAAATGTGTTGAGCGCTTTCCAGGCCGACTGCGAGAGTCGCGGTGTGgcctggtgcagcgccgaGGCCCAGAAGCTCGCTGTGGAGTGGTTTGTGCGGCACCCCGTTGTGAAGAAGTACCCGCCACGTCGTCGTATGGTGCGAGCCTTGCTCAAGGCGTACATCACCTCTGTGGAGGAGCAGTGTGCTGCAAActacgcgctgctgcccacacCGAGCGAGGACCCCGTGCAGGTAGAGTTACTGGAGGAGTTCATTCGGCTGAGCGTTCTCGGGGATGGCAGTGAGCCGGAACTTTGCTTCAAGACGTTCTATAATCCGTTTGTTAGTGCGCCAGATACCCCTTTCATCCCGAGCGCGCCTGCTGcccctgcaccaccactcgCTGGTCCGTCCATGCCACTGTCTGTGGTCCCGACGGTGGCGAACTCATCGCCGTCCCAGGCGCACCCTGTCTCTCCTGATGCTTCACCACAttcctcgctgccgcctgaGATGCACACGAACAGCGCTCCGCAGTCTACGCACCCCCATAGTGAACCCGCCCATGTCCTTTCGCCCAGTTCTCTGCCGCCGTGTATCGTACACAGTGATTGGTCGGAGGAGCTTCTGCCCTTGGCGTCTGTGCGCTCTCCCCCCACATCGCCGTCGAAGCGGTTGCCGGGACATCACCAGCAACCGCTGTCATTGCACTCACCACCACAAACGCCAGCCTCTGATGCCGCTACTACTGCCACTGCGAGGGTGCTTGACCAGTTCAGCGCCATTCGTGTCTCCAGCGAGCAGTTCTCCAACGTggggctctctctctggccaGCAGCCTTCGTCATGGTTCAGCTGCTCACCCAGGAGCTGGAAGGGCAGACGCGCATGCTGGCGGACGTTCTCGGCCTCCCGCGCGCAAGCAGTGGAATGAGCAGAAGTGAGTCCTCGGCGCCGCTCCTGACAGCTCCAAACGGCCTGCACCCACTCACCATGCCGGCCTCAGTGTCGCCAAGTCCTCTGCCGAACCGAagcctgtgcagcagcagcagcgtaaCGAAACATTACAGCAgccagctgcgcatcgtAGAGCTTGGCGCGGGGGCCTGCCTCACGCCAGTGTATCTGCACCACATGGAGGGTTACAAGCAGCACGTCGCGTCCTTCCTCGCCACGGACTACCAGGAGGACATCGTAGACAACATGCATTTCAACATGGCGGAAAATGGTATCCATCTTGTCTCCGACTCCCTGGCAGCCGAGCGCGggctggaggagggggatcagacgccaccgcttcatcgcgtggcgctgctggactgGATGAAtcacgacgacaacgaggGTCTGTTCATGGAGAACGAGGCGGATGTGATCCTCGCGGCCGACTGTATCTACGACGCCGACGTCATTCCTGCACTGGTCGACACAATCCACCTGGCCCTTACTgcgcgcggcagcgcgttGCAGATGGCGGACACGCCGCAgccgtcgtcgtctgcgaaaggtgacggcagcgctgcgacaGTCGGCACTCTGCaaaggcagcgctgctgcatcgttGTGCAGACGCATCGACAGAATGCCACCATGCAGAAGTTCTTCTCCGCGGTGCGCACGTTTGGGGAAGTGCGCAGCTACACCCTTGTCCGTCAAGTGGTCGGGTCGCTGCGCCTCAGCGAAGACCACAGCGgtagcgacggcggctgtgTCCCGCTTGGCGGCTGGGACCgagagacgctgctgctcaatcCTGACCAGATTGTCTGCGCGTTGATGCCGGACGTCATCCTCGAGGACGGGTCTATGCGCTCTGTTAGCCACCGGCTGCATAACAGCTGTACAAGCGGGGAGgccacgacggcggctgACCGATCCACCTCCTACTCACCGCCTACCACACCGCATGGCACGTCGCTCGACACGTCGGGAATCACCAGTGCCATCAAAGGCCTTCCCACAGCGTTGCAGTCGAGCAAGTCAAACCACAGCGTAGATTCGCACGTGTCGATTACTCGTAGCACATCCTCGGCTGCTGCCCTGGAGGCGGTCGATGCGTTACTCGCGGATGAAATGATTGGCCCCTTCTACACGTCGATGGCAGGGCTAATTGGCGTGCACGTCGTTACCTTGAAGCCGATCAAGGTGGCTCAGTAG
- a CDS encoding hypothetical protein (TriTrypDB/GeneDB-style sysID: LpmP.28.1990) — protein sequence MDEPQRNKPHKSKTVGNKAAKKDALRKRRVGIDLEQNRGSNVKAFAGPSAGGHKAQKFFRSIEKKETALHVPTMDKTLCHVVAEPPLLVAVVGPPGVGKTTLIRSMVKFYSNRNLTSVRGPVTVISGRSRRITFMECPNDLASMCDVAKVADLVLLMVDGSYGFEMETFEFLNIAQVHGFPKIFGVVSHLDVLKTGKAMKKRKKFLRHRFWHEVAAGAKLICLSPMVRGMYRPTDVLGLHRLLICVEPKIQAWRNTHSCVVIDRMEDITDPDVVANNPLHSRTVAFYGYARGKPMKPGQLVHIPGLGDFPVVHLSHQADPCQLDKFSRDSKEGGNHRMRHLSLKQKKLYAPYCDIGGISYDEDAIYIQEDAAKEAIERSGEGLRLLQELKNAQPINAAQTKLRVVPHRRRPMNFRDDDTMELDMEEVRMPSDADDDDWSDDAGAKDGCSNIVIDSDDDSGKRERQQRGIPRLSDFGVPEDGGDEAAIGGSDDDDEGSGEATLAPRLLNDPDSIRLNVIRHDWSDASLLRSLKDLCVTGNWEASAQGGDEEDANAVEEGSKGYDTSDEDFELEARGEKPMTCHGNGRIGAAAVAGFSTNGSDGDGESENRDDDFGFGEDRKSTHGTAAAPVRRNALASIGYGRSSSCGGRGSPRWGEGADVDDEYNGYNVLDDDSDGGEVAANGKAGRSVLGGTDSELEGLVSTFLTHGTSRNGNRSSRGSELTAAKAGFDGEDGIEFFDEATRYNRDDDGEDDRPRPRRRHVNPQEERNADEEAGAEAAVRQGGSLTAEQERLLLKKMAKKRAFNDEYDTGDADGGKNTTFSYYHQLNRQVEEKKERISEALDDVGDDIEKKIQLVGYFSGLYLRIVIDNVPVEFFKAFDPAIPLLAGGVNAGEDEFCIVQARLKRHRWFPRILKAQNPLLLSMGWRRFQTQPIFATDDPNGRHRYLKYTPLHMHCMAAFYAPVAPPNTGFLAIPVRDPRVSSFRIPCTGYTIGNDVSTSIVKKLKLTGTPAKVEKTTAFIKGMFSSDVEATKFIGAKLKAVSGIRGIIKSVMKGKQGLVRATFEDKLFPSDIVFIRAWKSVEPPRYCSMQRNLVDPEWVGMRSMRELRLDYNVPLPRNDDSEYTAIKRRHRVAEEDEDLTKQKVLLSRNLKLQLPYDMKEDFIPVNRDTALQERIKGATTVAPEPREQRRQALLDTFTDRADAMEQKKDAAKKRARDRSAKKAVKEQEEYLQGLKKAKKDTARMREFRTQHKSRK from the coding sequence ATGGACGAGCCACAGAGAAATAAGCCCCACAAGAGCAAGACCGTTGGCAACAAGGCCGCCAAGAAggatgcgctgcgcaagcgccgTGTCGGCATCGATCTCGAACAGAACCGCGGCAGCAATGTCAAGGCGTTCGCAGGCCCCAGCGCCGGCGGCCACAAGGCGCAGAAGTTCTTCCGCTCCATTGAGAAGAAAGAGACTGCCTTGCATGTGCCGACAATGGACAAGACACTGTGCCACGTCGTGGCcgagccaccgctgctggtaGCCGTTGTCGGGCCACCCGGCGTTGGCAAGACGACACTGATTCGGTCCATGGTAAAGTTCTACTCAAACCGCAACTTAACCTCGGTGCGCGGCCCCGTGACGGTAATATCTGGTCGCTCACGCCGCATCACCTTCATGGAGTGCCCTAATGACTTGGCTTCCATGTGCGACGTGGCCAAGGTAGCGGACCTTGTGCTGCTCATGGTAGACGGCAGCTATGGCTTTGAGATGGAGACGTTTGAGTTTCTCAATATTGCGCAGGTGCACGGCTTTCCCAAGATATTCGGCGTAGTCTCACACCTCGATGTTCTCAAGACCGGAAAAGCgatgaagaagcgcaagaagTTTCTGCGGCATCGCTTCTGgcacgaggtggcggctggcGCCAAGCTCAtctgcctctcccccatgGTGCGCGGCATGTACCGACCGACCGATGTGCTGGGCCTGCACCGCCTGCTCATCTGCGTCGAGCCGAAGATTCAGGCCTGGCGCAACACACACAGTTGCGTTGTCATCGACCGCATGGAGGACATTACGGACCCAGACGTTGTCGCCAATAACCCACTGCATAGCCGCACCGTCGCCTTCTACGGCTACGCTCGCGGCAAGCCGATGAAACCAGGCCAGCTCGTGCACATACCCGGCCTCGGCGACTTCCCAGTGGTGCACCTCTCCCACCAAGCTGATCCCTGCCAGCTGGACAAGTTTAGCCGAGACAGCAAGGAGGGCGGTAACCACCGCATGCGCCACCTCAGCCTGAAGCAGAAGAAGCTCTATGCCCCGTACTGCGACATAGGTGGCATCAGCTACGATGAAGACGCCATCTACATCCAGGAGGACGCCGCGAAGGAGGCGATCGAACGCAGCGGCGAGGGTCTGCGGCTGTTGCAGGAGCTGAAGAATGCACAGCCAATTAACGCGGCGCAGACGAAGCTGCGCGTTGTGCcccaccggcgccgcccaATGAACTTCCGAGACGACGACACAATGGAGCTCGACATGGAGGAAGTGCGCATGCCCTCCGAcgccgatgacgacgacTGGAGCGACGACGCAGGCGCCAAAGATGGATGCAGCAACATCGTTATCGACTCAGACGATGACAGCGGGAAGCgcgagcgccagcagcgcggcatACCGCGACTGTCCGACTTCGGCGTCCCCGAGGACGGAGGGGACGAGGCTGCCATCGGGGGCAgtgacgatgatgacgaggGCAGCGGTGAGGCTACTCTGGCACCCCGTCTGCTCAACGATCCGGACTCCATTCGACTGAACGTCATTCGGCATGACTGGAGCGatgcctcgctgctgcgctcgctgAAGGACCTCTGCGTCACTGGAAACTGGGAGGCCAGCGCGCAGggaggcgacgaggaggacgccaaTGCTGTagaggagggaagcaagGGTTACGACACCAGCGATGAGGACTTTGAGTTGGAAGCGCGTGGGGAAAAGCCCATGACGTGTCACGGTAACGGGCGgatcggcgccgccgctgttgcgggCTTCTCCACCAACGGGTCTGACGGAGATGGCGAGTCCGAAAACAGGGACGACGATTTCGGCTTTGGGGAGGACAGGAAGAGTACGCATGGCACCGCAGCCGCCCCCGTGAGGAGGAACGCGCTGGCGTCCATCGGCtacggccgcagcagcagctgcggcgggcgCGGCTCCCCTCGTTGGGGTGAGGGGGCGGATGTAGATGACGAGTACAACGGCTACAACGtcctcgacgacgacagcgacggcggtgaggTAGCCGCCAACGGCAAGGCTGGTCGCAGTGTCTTGGGCGGAACCGATTCGGAGCTGGAAGGCCTCGTCTCCACCTTCCTGACGCACGGCACCTCACGCAACGGCAatcgcagcagccgaggcAGCGAGCTAACAGCCGCAAAGGCCGGCTTCGACGGCGAAGACGGCATCGAGTTCTTCGACGAGGCGACGCGCTACAaccgcgacgacgacggcgaggatGACCGCCCACGTCCGCGCAGGCGCCATGTCAATccgcaggaggagcgcaacgccgacgaggaggcagGCGCTGAGGCCGCTGTACGTCAGGGTGGGAGCCTCAcggcggagcaggagcgTCTCTTGCTGAAGAAGATGGCGAAGAAGCGCGCCTTCAACGACGAATACGACACTGGCGACGCTGATGGCGGCAAAAACACAACCTTCAGTTATTACCACCAGCTGAACcggcaggtggaggagaagaaggaacGCATCAGCGAGGCCCTCGACGATGTCGGCGACGACATTGAGAAGAAGATCCAGCTGGTGGGCTATTTCAGTGGCCTGTATCTGCGCATTGTGATCGACAATGTCCCTGTCGAGTTCTTCAAGGCATTCGACCCCGCCATACCGCTGCTTGCGGGCGGCGTCAACGCTGGCGAAGATGAGTTCTGCATCGTGCAAGCCCGCCTCAAGCGCCATCGGTGGTTCCCGAGGATCCTCAAGGCGCAGAATCCGCTGCTTCTTTCGATGGGCTGGCGCCGCTTTCAGACACAACCGATCTTCGCCACAGATGACCCGAATGGGCGGCACCGCTACCTCAAGTACACGCCACTGCACATGCACTGCATGGCTGCCTTCTACGCACCTGTGGCTCCACCAAACACTGGGTTTCTCGCCATCCCGGTTCGAGATCCGcgcgtctcctccttccgCATCCCATGCACAGGCTACACGATTGGCAATGACGTCTCTACGTCCATTGTGAAGAAGCTGAAGCTCACTGGCACACCAGCtaaggtggagaagacgacggcATTTATTAAGGGCAtgttcagcagcgacgtggaGGCGACGAAGTTCATTGGGGCGAAGCTGAAGGCCGTGTCAGGCATTCGCGGTATCATCAAGTCTGTTATGAAAGGTAAGCAAGGGCTCGTGCGCGCCACCTTCGAGGACAAGCTATTTCCGTCTGATATCGTCTTCATCCGTGCGTGGAAGTCGGTGGAGCCGCCGCGATACTGCTCCATGCAGCGCAACTTGGTGGATCCGGAGTGGGTCGGCATGCGCTCCATGCGGGAGCTGCGGTTGGACTACAACGTGCCTCTTCCCCGCAACGACGACTCGGAGTACACAGCGATcaagcgccgccaccgggtcgctgaggaggacgaggaccTCACCAAGCAGAAGGTGCTTCTCTCGCGTAACCtcaagctgcagctgccgtacGACATGAAGGAAGACTTCATTCCGGTCAACAGAGATACAGCACTACAGGAGCGCATTAAGGGGGCGACCACGGTAGCACCAGAGCCGCGtgaacagcggcggcaggccCTGCTCGACACTTTCACGGATCGGGCGGATGCCATGGAGCAGAAGAAAGACGCGGCAaagaagcgcgcgcgcgatcggtcggcgaagaaggcggttAAAGAGCAGGAGGAGTATCTACAGGGCCTgaagaaagcgaagaagGACACGGCCCGCATGCGCGAATTCCGCACGCAGCACAAGTCACGCAAGTGA